One Actinomycetota bacterium genomic window carries:
- a CDS encoding DNA repair protein RecN — protein sequence RMALLRDLERKYGDDEAAVLAFAAEAADRLAELEGGTLRSEALEAEAAQLRRELAATGAALTAARQEAAARLGQALLVELADLAMPSARVVVAVEQDPDDAGLEVGDRRLAATEDGLDRVDLRLAAHPGAPLRPLGRAASGGELSRVMLALRVVLAGIDRTPTLVFDEVDAGVGGRTAAAVGRRLAQLARRHQVLVVTHLPQIAAHADRHFTVEKTSSDGTTSTDVRLLDDAGRVGELSRMLAGMEGSGLAQAHAEELLAAATADKNGGEAP from the coding sequence CGCATGGCCCTGCTCCGCGACCTGGAGCGCAAGTACGGGGACGACGAGGCGGCCGTGCTCGCCTTCGCCGCCGAGGCGGCCGACCGGCTGGCCGAGCTGGAGGGCGGGACGCTGCGCTCGGAGGCCCTGGAGGCCGAGGCCGCCCAGCTCCGGCGCGAGCTGGCCGCGACCGGGGCCGCCCTCACCGCGGCCCGGCAGGAGGCGGCCGCCCGCCTCGGCCAGGCCCTCCTGGTCGAGCTGGCCGACCTGGCCATGCCCAGCGCCCGGGTGGTGGTCGCGGTCGAGCAGGACCCCGACGACGCCGGCCTGGAGGTCGGCGACCGCCGCCTGGCCGCCACCGAGGACGGCCTCGACCGGGTCGACCTGCGCCTGGCCGCCCACCCGGGGGCGCCCCTGCGCCCGCTCGGCCGGGCCGCCTCCGGAGGCGAGCTGTCCCGGGTGATGCTGGCCCTGCGGGTCGTGCTCGCCGGGATCGACCGCACCCCGACCCTGGTCTTCGACGAGGTCGACGCCGGGGTGGGGGGCCGCACCGCCGCCGCCGTGGGCCGCCGCCTGGCCCAGCTCGCCCGCCGCCACCAGGTGCTGGTCGTCACCCACCTGCCCCAGATCGCGGCCCACGCCGACCGCCACTTCACCGTCGAGAAGACCTCCTCGGACGGTACCACCAGCACCGACGTCCGCCTGCTGGACGACGCCGGCCGGGTCGGGGAGCTGTCGCGGATGCTGGCCGGCATGGAGGGCTCGGGCCTCGCCCAGGCCCACGCCGAGGAGCTGCTGGCGGCGGCCACCGCGGACAAGAACGGCGGTGAGGCGCCGTGA